A part of Gemmatimonas groenlandica genomic DNA contains:
- a CDS encoding type II toxin-antitoxin system Phd/YefM family antitoxin, with the protein MTMVTVSKSALKARMLEYFREVERTGEELVVTSDGVPVLKVVPFSQARSVGDAFADVRGQLTWTGDIDAPTDAEWPAS; encoded by the coding sequence ATGACTATGGTAACAGTGTCGAAGAGCGCCTTAAAAGCACGCATGCTCGAGTATTTCCGCGAAGTGGAGCGGACGGGCGAGGAACTGGTGGTCACCAGCGATGGTGTGCCCGTGCTGAAAGTGGTGCCGTTCAGCCAGGCACGGTCCGTCGGGGACGCGTTTGCCGACGTGCGTGGGCAGCTCACGTGGACGGGTGACATCGACGCCCCGACAGACGCCGAGTGGCCGGCGTCATGA
- a CDS encoding lipopolysaccharide biosynthesis protein: MSDSSAHRPWRGSAWIFAAELLILPTGLVTAGFLTRRLGPEGYGLLTLAATAMAWLQWTASSMLARASNRAIAAVGDWRPVAAEVMHLHLLAGGGLGLVVLLVAPWLSAFLGHPVLTPTLRLLAVELPILVLVQGYRGALIANGDHTWVSLISAVRWIVRMLAVLGLVSLGWSIDGAVAGMVLSSVAALLLSRWRIGPLRRAEPSERRAVRLGLLTMAAPIAMAAVGARLFERADLFLLATLGSTATSLGHYGAAQNLTIVLSLLTGAVSPVVLATVTRMRRDGSDADVRMLQVDVLRLPFLLLPFAALAAGAAPEIMRVIYGAAFLDAAVPFALLILGATALIAVSVSTVLLVASNRAWHVVGLTAPMLVALVVCTLLLVPRYGSTGAALASVLVSTGAAAAGQLLIARFESVHVPLRTVVVGVGLAFAAYAVGAEWHVSTTVGTVAKLTAICVLLVSALLLLREIPTHLLPFVAAPVEPAKSAPSAS, from the coding sequence GTGAGCGATAGCTCGGCGCATCGTCCGTGGCGAGGCTCGGCCTGGATCTTCGCGGCGGAGCTGCTGATCCTGCCCACGGGATTGGTGACCGCGGGATTCCTGACCCGACGACTCGGTCCCGAGGGCTATGGCTTGCTCACACTCGCGGCCACGGCGATGGCATGGCTGCAGTGGACGGCGAGTTCGATGTTGGCGCGCGCGTCGAATCGCGCGATTGCCGCCGTCGGTGACTGGCGGCCGGTTGCCGCCGAGGTAATGCATCTGCATCTGCTCGCTGGTGGCGGCCTTGGGTTGGTGGTGTTGCTGGTGGCGCCGTGGCTATCGGCGTTTCTCGGCCACCCTGTGCTGACGCCGACGTTGCGATTGCTCGCGGTGGAGCTGCCGATACTCGTGCTCGTGCAGGGGTATCGCGGTGCGCTCATCGCGAATGGCGATCACACGTGGGTCTCGCTGATATCGGCCGTCCGATGGATCGTGCGCATGCTGGCGGTGCTGGGTCTGGTGAGTCTGGGCTGGTCGATCGACGGCGCGGTCGCCGGCATGGTGCTCTCGAGTGTCGCGGCGTTGCTGCTGTCGCGCTGGCGTATCGGGCCACTCCGTCGTGCGGAGCCGTCCGAGCGTAGGGCGGTGCGGCTCGGCCTGCTCACGATGGCTGCGCCGATCGCGATGGCGGCGGTCGGCGCCCGCCTCTTTGAACGCGCCGACCTGTTCCTGTTGGCGACGCTCGGCAGCACAGCCACCAGTCTCGGGCACTATGGCGCGGCGCAGAATCTGACGATCGTGCTGTCACTGCTCACGGGTGCCGTGTCACCGGTGGTGCTGGCGACGGTCACGCGAATGCGGCGTGATGGTAGTGACGCCGATGTGCGCATGCTTCAGGTGGATGTACTGCGTCTGCCGTTTCTGCTGTTGCCGTTCGCTGCGCTGGCGGCGGGCGCCGCGCCCGAGATCATGCGCGTGATTTATGGGGCCGCGTTTCTGGATGCGGCGGTGCCGTTTGCCCTGCTCATTCTCGGTGCGACGGCGCTGATCGCCGTCTCGGTGTCGACGGTGCTGCTGGTGGCGTCCAATCGCGCGTGGCACGTTGTGGGTCTGACCGCGCCGATGCTGGTCGCACTGGTCGTGTGTACGCTGCTCCTGGTGCCTCGCTACGGGTCGACGGGGGCCGCGCTTGCCTCGGTACTGGTGTCGACGGGAGCGGCCGCGGCAGGACAGCTGTTGATCGCGCGCTTCGAGAGCGTTCATGTGCCGCTGCGCACGGTGGTCGTGGGAGTCGGGCTCGCGTTTGCGGCGTACGCCGTCGGTGCGGAGTGGCACGTGTCGACCACCGTGGGCACGGTGGCGAAGCTGACCGCGATCTGCGTCCTGCTGGTATCGGCGCTGCTGCTGCTTCGCGAGATTCCGACGCATCTGCTCCCCTTCGTGGCCGCGCCCGTCGAGCCCGCGAAGTCGGCACCATCAGCCTCATGA
- a CDS encoding alkaline phosphatase family protein — translation MTGARPTPLLVFGIDAGDPDLLESWIADGSLPHLAALVRDGSHARTGGDELSMEHGAWIALMSGVPRARHGYHYYRQLVPCSYRLALTTGPEPMVTPFWSALRDRRVVIVDVPDFDPIAGLAGVQLFDLAVHNRERDGASLPAQALQHALRVVGDVRDIPEAFRSAESVDRQILARLLTRVERKGQVVRELVADTAPDVSVIVFGEGHTAGHQFWRHHHGGGTDAALREGIRTVYQAIDAELGALRALLPESHNVAVVSSVGLRSLFPGGGVGEAMLRALGYQHAPRPAASASGFPGPLTIARALLPTSVREWLSRLLLSRDARERLLADGFANGTDWSRTRAFAIPSAFQSFIRVNLRGREPQGIVASGAEYAALLDELEADLRALRDAETGRTLATYVTRMTSANGEAPHTLPDLIVDWDFSERFITAIDHPRARITISEPEFFRDSEHTRQGFLAMAGPDVPTLDATSPFDAGGVAPLLHRLAADVPAGEGA, via the coding sequence ATGACCGGCGCGCGTCCCACGCCGCTGCTGGTGTTCGGCATCGATGCCGGTGATCCCGATCTGCTCGAATCGTGGATCGCCGACGGTTCGCTGCCACACCTCGCGGCGCTCGTGCGCGACGGCTCGCACGCACGTACCGGCGGTGATGAGCTGTCGATGGAGCATGGAGCATGGATCGCCCTCATGAGCGGCGTTCCGCGCGCGCGGCACGGCTATCACTACTACCGGCAACTGGTGCCCTGCAGCTACCGCCTCGCACTCACCACAGGTCCGGAGCCGATGGTGACTCCGTTCTGGTCGGCGCTGCGTGACCGGCGCGTGGTGATTGTCGACGTGCCGGACTTCGATCCGATCGCAGGACTGGCCGGCGTGCAGCTGTTCGATCTGGCGGTGCACAACCGCGAACGTGATGGCGCGTCGCTGCCGGCGCAGGCACTGCAACACGCGCTGCGCGTCGTCGGCGACGTGCGCGACATTCCCGAGGCGTTCCGTAGCGCCGAGAGCGTTGACCGCCAGATTCTCGCGCGACTGCTTACGCGAGTGGAACGGAAGGGGCAGGTTGTTCGAGAGCTGGTGGCCGACACCGCGCCGGACGTGAGTGTGATCGTGTTCGGCGAAGGACATACGGCGGGGCATCAGTTCTGGCGACACCACCATGGTGGTGGCACGGATGCAGCGCTGCGCGAGGGCATTCGTACGGTGTATCAGGCAATCGACGCAGAGCTGGGTGCGTTACGCGCGTTGTTGCCCGAATCGCACAACGTCGCCGTTGTCTCGTCGGTGGGACTGCGCTCGCTCTTTCCGGGCGGTGGGGTCGGCGAGGCCATGCTGCGCGCCCTCGGCTACCAGCACGCCCCGCGTCCAGCGGCGTCCGCCAGCGGGTTCCCTGGACCGCTTACGATCGCGCGTGCGTTGTTACCCACCTCGGTACGGGAATGGCTGTCGCGACTGCTGTTGTCGCGCGATGCGCGCGAGCGCCTGTTAGCCGACGGATTTGCCAATGGGACTGATTGGTCGCGCACACGCGCGTTCGCGATTCCGAGCGCATTTCAGAGTTTTATTCGCGTAAACCTGCGGGGCCGAGAGCCGCAGGGTATCGTGGCGTCCGGTGCGGAGTACGCCGCACTGTTGGACGAGCTGGAAGCCGATCTGCGTGCACTACGTGATGCCGAGACGGGCCGTACTTTGGCCACGTACGTCACGCGGATGACGTCGGCGAATGGTGAGGCGCCGCACACGTTACCGGATCTGATCGTAGATTGGGACTTCAGCGAGCGCTTCATCACCGCGATCGATCATCCGCGTGCCCGCATCACGATCAGTGAGCCCGAGTTCTTTCGCGACAGCGAGCATACCAGGCAGGGCTTTCTGGCGATGGCGGGTCCTGACGTTCCCACGCTCGACGCGACGAGTCCGTTCGATGCCGGGGGAGTTGCGCCTCTCCTGCATCGCTTGGCGGCGGACGTGCCGGCCGGTGAGGGCGCGTGA
- a CDS encoding glycosyltransferase family 2 protein, with amino-acid sequence MTSPRFSVIVPTRARLPQLRRCLTALAAQTVARDDFEVVIVNDGSPPLPDVELDAFRERLTIRSIHQEWGGPASARNTGIREAHGAFLAFTDDDCAPTPQWLATLDEALRATPNALVGGHVRNALDDNVFSEASQLLIDFLYDRFDSAATRGPRFFTSNNFAGATASFREIGGFDTTFRLPAGEDRDLTDRWQAAGWPHVYAREALVQHHHVMSFRSYTRQHLNYGRGAWTFHQARARRQTGVRETESPGFYAALLGYPLQRGRTRRPVVQVALLAWSQGANALGYFLEKLRS; translated from the coding sequence ATGACGTCCCCGCGCTTCTCCGTCATCGTTCCCACCCGCGCCCGTCTGCCACAGCTGCGTCGGTGCCTCACGGCACTCGCGGCGCAGACGGTGGCGCGCGATGACTTCGAAGTGGTGATCGTGAATGACGGCTCGCCGCCGCTGCCCGACGTGGAGCTCGACGCCTTCCGCGAGCGGCTCACCATCCGGTCGATTCACCAGGAGTGGGGCGGTCCCGCGTCGGCGCGCAACACCGGCATTCGGGAAGCGCACGGCGCGTTTCTGGCGTTCACCGATGACGATTGCGCACCGACGCCGCAGTGGCTGGCCACCCTCGACGAGGCATTGCGCGCCACACCAAATGCGCTGGTCGGTGGACACGTGCGCAATGCGCTCGACGACAACGTGTTTTCCGAAGCGAGTCAGCTACTGATCGATTTTCTGTACGATCGCTTCGACTCGGCGGCCACGCGTGGTCCGCGCTTCTTCACCTCGAACAATTTCGCCGGGGCCACCGCATCGTTCCGGGAGATCGGCGGCTTCGACACCACGTTCCGGCTCCCGGCCGGTGAAGACCGCGATCTCACCGATCGCTGGCAGGCGGCCGGTTGGCCGCACGTGTACGCGCGCGAGGCGCTCGTGCAGCATCATCACGTGATGAGCTTTCGCAGTTACACGCGCCAGCATCTGAATTACGGGCGTGGCGCGTGGACCTTTCACCAGGCGCGCGCGAGACGGCAGACCGGCGTACGGGAAACCGAATCACCGGGGTTCTACGCAGCGCTACTGGGCTATCCGCTGCAGCGAGGGCGCACGCGCCGACCTGTTGTGCAGGTGGCGCTGCTGGCCTGGTCGCAGGGGGCGAATGCGCTGGGATACTTTCTCGAGAAGTTGCGCTCCTGA
- a CDS encoding glycosyltransferase family 4 protein has protein sequence MPDPLRILLVHDYAPLFGGAEVVNDALVHGLRQRGHEVRRFTSTAGLDALPQDSPLRPEYVCRGTLSRWRTALQSANPWAPVALRQAIEDFKPDLVHVGIFSTQLSPLILPVLRHVPSVFHAAWYRAVCPTGTKLMPNGTACSRRAGAVCFTAGCVPARDWIPLMGQMQLLRRWRHVFPATIANSEATARVLAADGVGDLVVVPNGVPDAPAREAMVDTPSAVFAGRLVHEKGVDTLLHAFAAVHAQIPHATLDIVGDGVERPALEALSRSLNVEEVVRFHGFQSRQQTESIARSAWVQVVPSRWAEPFGLVAAEAMMRGTAVVASAAGGLAEVVRNEDTGLLVRPDHVPPLAEALHRVLANRALAEQWGRKGREVAQAEYSHARFVDRILAVYANVIDTPVRSP, from the coding sequence ATGCCTGATCCACTCCGCATCCTGCTGGTGCACGACTACGCGCCCCTGTTCGGTGGCGCGGAAGTCGTGAACGACGCCTTGGTGCACGGACTGCGACAGCGTGGACACGAAGTGCGACGCTTTACGAGTACGGCCGGTCTCGATGCATTGCCGCAGGACTCGCCGCTGCGTCCCGAATACGTCTGTCGCGGCACGCTGTCGCGATGGCGGACGGCGCTGCAGTCGGCGAACCCGTGGGCACCTGTGGCGCTCCGACAGGCGATCGAAGACTTCAAGCCCGACCTCGTGCACGTCGGCATCTTCAGCACACAGTTGTCGCCGCTCATTCTACCGGTACTTCGTCACGTGCCGTCGGTGTTTCATGCGGCCTGGTATCGCGCGGTCTGCCCGACGGGAACGAAGCTCATGCCGAACGGCACGGCGTGCTCACGGCGCGCGGGGGCGGTGTGTTTTACGGCGGGCTGCGTGCCAGCGCGCGACTGGATACCGCTGATGGGGCAGATGCAGCTGCTGCGTCGGTGGCGCCACGTGTTTCCTGCAACGATCGCCAATAGTGAAGCGACGGCACGTGTCCTCGCGGCCGACGGCGTGGGCGATCTCGTCGTCGTACCGAACGGGGTGCCAGACGCGCCAGCGCGGGAAGCGATGGTGGATACCCCGTCGGCCGTCTTCGCGGGGCGCCTTGTGCACGAGAAAGGCGTGGATACGTTGCTCCACGCCTTCGCCGCCGTGCATGCGCAGATCCCGCACGCGACGCTGGATATCGTCGGCGATGGCGTCGAGCGGCCAGCGCTCGAGGCGTTGAGCCGGTCGTTGAACGTGGAGGAGGTTGTGCGTTTTCACGGGTTCCAGTCGCGCCAGCAGACCGAGAGCATCGCGCGCTCGGCGTGGGTGCAGGTCGTACCGTCGCGATGGGCAGAGCCGTTTGGACTCGTCGCGGCCGAGGCCATGATGCGGGGCACCGCCGTGGTGGCGTCGGCCGCTGGCGGGCTGGCCGAGGTGGTGCGCAACGAGGACACCGGGCTGCTCGTGCGACCCGACCACGTGCCGCCGCTGGCTGAGGCGTTGCATCGCGTATTGGCCAATCGAGCCCTCGCTGAGCAGTGGGGACGCAAGGGACGCGAGGTGGCGCAGGCTGAGTACAGTCATGCGCGATTCGTTGATCGGATTCTCGCCGTCTATGCGAACGTGATCGACACGCCGGTGAGGTCGCCATGA
- a CDS encoding TetR/AcrR family transcriptional regulator gives MLLFWRHGFESTSLSELTAAMGITPPSLYGAFGDKKALFFEALDRYLSGPVTSTSIIADAATAREAAHDLLRVSARGFTGKHTPPGCLLASSAISCSDAATDVKEQLATIRRGIEQRLRKKIAHDIDHGILPDHADATALAALTMAVIQGMSTLARDGASRDKLLKIVESTMQAWPA, from the coding sequence ATGTTGTTGTTCTGGCGGCACGGCTTCGAGTCCACGTCGTTGAGTGAACTGACCGCCGCCATGGGGATTACGCCGCCCAGCTTGTACGGCGCGTTCGGCGACAAGAAGGCGCTCTTCTTCGAGGCGCTCGATCGCTATCTGTCGGGGCCGGTCACGTCGACGTCGATCATTGCCGACGCGGCCACCGCGCGTGAGGCAGCCCACGACTTACTTCGCGTGTCCGCACGAGGATTTACCGGCAAACACACGCCACCCGGGTGTCTGCTGGCGAGTTCGGCCATCAGCTGCTCCGACGCCGCGACGGATGTGAAGGAACAGCTGGCCACCATCCGTCGCGGCATCGAGCAGCGACTCAGGAAAAAGATCGCCCACGATATCGACCACGGCATCTTGCCAGACCACGCCGACGCGACCGCGCTCGCCGCCCTGACGATGGCTGTGATTCAGGGCATGTCGACGCTCGCCCGCGACGGAGCGTCGCGGGACAAGCTGCTCAAGATTGTGGAGAGCACGATGCAGGCGTGGCCGGCGTGA
- a CDS encoding aldo/keto reductase — protein sequence MSLTNVRTLGRSGLVVSPLALGTMTFGADRWGSAEQGSRAVFDAYVDAGGNFIDTADVYSGGRSEEMVGRFIEERGLREQLVLATKAGFSRARGNVNAGGNGAKNLYAALDRSLSRLRTDYIDLYWIHIWDMVTPAEEVLHTMDALVTSGKVRYFGISNAPAWYVAQLAVLAAERDRAVPIALQYEYSLVERHVEHEVLPAARALGMGLLAWSPLGGGLLTGKYRREVVAAQRGVGFALPDTSASASAAPSVDSDGRLNGANPFGDTKFSERNWAILEVVAAVAQELECTPASVALRWSSQQPTVAGLIVGASRVSQLQENMAALNIALSADQLARLDAASAIVPTYPATVASPAINRMLFGGHAVAAWDAYR from the coding sequence ATGTCGCTGACCAATGTTCGTACGCTGGGCCGTTCGGGGCTGGTCGTCAGCCCGCTGGCACTGGGCACGATGACGTTCGGCGCGGATCGCTGGGGATCGGCGGAGCAGGGCTCGCGCGCGGTGTTCGACGCCTACGTGGACGCGGGCGGAAACTTCATCGATACCGCCGATGTGTACTCGGGTGGCCGCAGCGAAGAGATGGTGGGTCGGTTCATCGAGGAGCGCGGACTTCGCGAGCAGCTCGTGCTGGCCACCAAGGCCGGCTTCTCGCGGGCGCGCGGCAATGTGAATGCCGGCGGCAACGGCGCCAAGAACCTGTATGCGGCGCTGGATCGTTCGCTGTCGCGCCTGCGCACCGACTACATCGATCTGTACTGGATCCACATCTGGGACATGGTCACTCCCGCGGAAGAAGTGCTGCACACCATGGACGCGCTGGTCACGTCGGGGAAGGTGCGCTACTTCGGCATCTCGAATGCACCGGCGTGGTACGTCGCGCAGCTGGCGGTACTGGCGGCCGAACGCGATCGTGCGGTGCCGATTGCGCTGCAGTACGAATACTCGTTGGTGGAGCGTCACGTCGAGCACGAGGTGTTGCCGGCGGCGCGGGCCCTTGGCATGGGACTGCTGGCGTGGAGTCCACTGGGTGGTGGCCTGCTCACGGGCAAGTATCGCCGCGAGGTGGTCGCCGCACAGCGGGGCGTGGGCTTTGCGCTGCCGGATACGTCGGCGAGCGCGTCGGCCGCTCCGTCGGTGGACAGTGACGGTCGCTTGAATGGCGCCAATCCGTTTGGCGATACCAAGTTCTCCGAACGCAACTGGGCGATACTTGAGGTCGTGGCCGCCGTGGCGCAGGAGCTCGAATGCACGCCGGCGTCGGTGGCGTTGCGTTGGTCGTCGCAGCAGCCCACCGTGGCGGGGCTCATCGTCGGCGCGAGCCGTGTGTCGCAGCTGCAAGAGAACATGGCCGCGCTCAACATCGCGCTCAGCGCTGATCAGCTCGCGCGGCTCGACGCGGCGAGTGCGATCGTGCCCACCTATCCCGCCACGGTGGCGTCACCGGCCATCAACCGCATGCTGTTTGGCGGGCACGCGGTGGCCGCGTGGGACGCCTATCGGTAG
- a CDS encoding carboxypeptidase-like regulatory domain-containing protein yields the protein MNNPIVGLLMLIGAAAIALPAAASAQQLRGAIRDSLARPLAGAEVILSSTGDRVRSDSLGRFVLAVPPRTVDTLRVRLVGYRPAEQRISTADVASALVVVLRRYPQMLDTLRARTDQDRCIRDALVGFECRRAAGRGLFRDAGQLRALRPQTWADMFDGMPGLRRVPRYGPSGYEVRVGVAPSRCLVELWNGQLPMTKSLDTPFAPDEAWSPNDVIALEMYAEYRDVPGPYRGAAWPVDSSQPCALVIYWLRGAARR from the coding sequence ATGAATAATCCGATCGTCGGCTTGCTCATGCTGATCGGCGCCGCGGCGATCGCCCTACCCGCTGCCGCCAGCGCCCAGCAGCTGCGCGGAGCTATCCGTGATTCATTGGCACGGCCACTCGCGGGTGCCGAGGTGATCCTGTCATCCACTGGGGATCGTGTGCGCAGCGACTCATTAGGGCGCTTTGTGTTGGCGGTCCCGCCTCGCACCGTCGATACCCTCCGTGTGCGGTTGGTCGGCTATCGACCCGCTGAACAACGCATTTCAACCGCGGACGTTGCGAGCGCTTTGGTCGTCGTGTTGCGTCGTTATCCGCAGATGCTGGATACGTTGCGCGCGCGGACTGATCAGGATCGATGCATTCGCGACGCATTGGTTGGGTTCGAATGTCGCCGAGCGGCAGGGCGTGGTCTGTTTCGCGATGCCGGGCAGCTCCGTGCGCTCCGTCCGCAGACGTGGGCGGACATGTTCGACGGAATGCCCGGCTTGCGTCGCGTGCCGCGATATGGCCCGAGTGGCTATGAGGTGCGCGTGGGGGTCGCGCCGAGTCGTTGCCTCGTTGAGCTGTGGAACGGACAGCTCCCCATGACGAAGTCTCTGGACACGCCGTTCGCCCCCGACGAGGCGTGGAGCCCGAACGATGTGATCGCCCTCGAGATGTACGCTGAATACCGCGACGTGCCTGGGCCGTACCGCGGGGCGGCGTGGCCCGTGGACTCTTCTCAGCCATGCGCCTTGGTGATCTACTGGCTGCGTGGCGCCGCTCGCCGTTAA
- a CDS encoding type II toxin-antitoxin system VapC family toxin gives MSRVVLDTSALLFWTLAPERLSERARAAIDAAAPFGWMASAISLWEIGLKEQRGQLSLGVTFTEYVQRLQLVDGLVLAPVDVRTWLRTLDLDWAHRDPADRVIVATAELHSLPLITSDAEMGRYYPDVVW, from the coding sequence GTGAGTCGCGTGGTGCTCGATACGTCGGCGCTGTTGTTCTGGACCTTGGCGCCCGAGCGGCTGTCGGAACGGGCCCGTGCGGCAATTGATGCAGCCGCACCGTTCGGCTGGATGGCCAGCGCGATCTCACTCTGGGAGATCGGCCTCAAGGAGCAGCGCGGTCAACTCTCGCTCGGCGTCACGTTCACGGAGTACGTGCAAAGGCTGCAACTCGTGGATGGCCTCGTGCTGGCACCGGTGGATGTCCGCACGTGGTTGCGCACGTTGGACTTGGACTGGGCGCACCGCGATCCGGCCGACCGCGTGATCGTGGCGACCGCGGAGTTGCACTCGCTGCCGTTGATCACGTCGGATGCGGAGATGGGCCGGTACTACCCGGACGTGGTGTGGTGA